TCGGAATTTGGCATAAGTTTGCTGAAGcacagtttaaaaagtaaaaaaaaacaaacaaacaaaaggaaacctTGTTGTAAATGCACACTATTATTATAGAAGAGCATGCTACAAAGTTCAGATCTGTTATGATGCAACGCATTCACCAGTGTTATTGGTACAGTGGACGACATGGTGTAGTACTAGCACTAGGGATTATTAAAGAAACTCCGATTGTACACTCTCTACGCATAAGGCAAGGTATACCTTTACACTTCCATCAACGTGAGAAATAGCTTTACTTTATAATTTAAAATCATACAGATTGCAATTACCCTGAAGAAAGCAGCAATTATGGATATCTTAATTcctcttaattattttatatgtCGCTCTTTGCAGGCTGTGCCAGAGTTTGATCAAAACGGTGCAGTGTCAAGTGTCACACAATCCAGAGTCAACACCTTAGTTTCTGAAACCTATTGAGGGTTCTCCTCCTCCCAATGTAGGCCACAGAACGGACACAGTGGATGACTTTCATATGAGGAAAAGGGTCAAGGAGCAGAATCCCAATATTCAGCAAAATCCTCTACTATAGAAAGGCAGCAGCTTCCTTTACCTCGGGGAAGGGGAAAACGTGCATCTGGCATTCTTTCCAATATGCCTGATCAGGACGGATTACCATAGCTTTGATGATGGTGTTTCAAAAGAGCTTCACTTTTGCCCCTGCACTGGAAAATGGTAGCGGTTGTACAGGTCAGCCCTCAGCCACTCCCCTGTGCGGTTTCTGAGGAAGCCCCCTTTCCCTTCACCTTGCCATGCTTTGGGTTCAGGTATACCTCGGCATCTCGCACTGCTCACAGCGGTTCAGGGCTGGGTGGTTCAAGAAGGTGCAGCTTTCACAATTCCAGTGGGCCCCTTCAAAGTCCTCATCTCTCGGTTGACGTCTGGGCTTTGAGCTTGTCCTGGGCTCTGCAACAGGATGCAGAAAATCAAAGACATTCAGACACTAAGGGATTTGACAAGTCACGACTGCTTTTCCACGTTTTTATTGTCTCTGTTTTTACCATGTTACTTCTCTGTGGAacaggatttccattacatgagagaagatgttgaacttcatgctgatttgaactcggctttcaccaagataagcaccaactaagacgtagctttatattttgttagttacatgacatattaaaatcaaatacacacTTACCATAAATCGACATCATCATTCACATTGGAAAATATGAGACCTACAAAGTTATGGTGAATTTTATTATATGTCATTTACTTGAATTATCAGCACCATGTTCTTTAACGGTATAAACTGAATGTCAGCAAAGTTCATACAATAATAATGGTTTCATCTAAAAACCATGAGTTCCTCGTGTACATCTAAATTATTGggtggatttctttttttttttttttttttttttttttttaattctgaaggaccagcacaatactaaTATACATTTTCATCAGAGTTAAGAATTAGTATAAATTTTAATCAACTTCAACAATTGTAAAATGATTTGAACCATCAGTAGTACTACCTCCACTAGAGGGCACCAAAGAACTGAACACCAACAGCAAATCCCATTGGGATGACCACACAGTATTCCTATTAAACTGGAATACAATTTAGATTTCTCTACCAAAATCACAAAAAGCAGAGTCAGAGACAATTGGAACCAATAGCTTTCCAGAACAGCACACCTTTTTTACTTGGCTTTGGAGGAACTACTGGACCAGGCTGAATGTGGTCATAGAAGTTGTTCATTGCTTTTGGATCAAACTTCCCTGGAAAGAGAACGAGAAATTATATTATAAGCAACACAGTTcaaatgtgagtttttttttttttttcagtccttcAGTCTGAATTCAGcttgaacataataataaatgaccACTAGTCAGTCACTGGCTATTTGCTAAGCTGTCCTATACACAGTCTCTATTTGATTGACATGTTGTATGACGTTTGATTGAGATATGCTACTTCTATTGATGATGATACGCTTCTCTAATTCAGGGCTCTAGTACTTCAGCACAAAGGCATTGGAATGTGCACGAAGACCTGGAAGCTCTGTGTTCTGGCTACAAAAGGagcaattttcaaaactctgcTGCTGTAAAGGATTAATTTGAACCTTTTAAACaacattacagggatggaaataagactcccattgtatagaagtttgacccattcctgatTTCATTATGAAACACACCTGAGCTAATAAGGCTtgaagtaaaacctggagtgggtgaaactgctatgcaataggagccttcTTTACATCCCTGACCTATCGAAGTTACATTAAACGAAAAACAAACCTCTACATTTAAAGCAATaaatttattaagtttattaagtgactttctttaaaaagaaatatgataataaaatggtaaaaatacaaagtatttgcCCTCATAGTTCATGTATCTTGAAGTTTAACCATGCTTCTCCCTACAATTATGCTATACATTtactggtttgtcatgttttttaatatgctttaccaaacctctctggactttataatgctttattacactttgcgaTGCTCTTTCTATGGGAAACTAAGTGTAAGACTTATGGGGTACTCTCAAGCAAGAACCAGGCACACACATATACTACATCACATATTGGCTGCTTGATATCAGAATGACCCGTGCACAGATGTGGGTCTTAGACACCCCTTACAAGGTCTTGATTATACTCAAACAACTCCTTATAAACAATAATCCAGGTGGactttaaaaatatgatttgaagTCCCATAATGACAACACAAACATAATTAGAGATGATTTACAGACCTCTAGATTTAAGGAGGTCAATTTCTTTCAGTGTACAGTCAATATTGATTTGAAGCTGTCTGTTATGACTCCTTAGTCTGGTCATGTCTTCTGGCTAGTaagagaaagagaaggaaaaCATCAAGGTGAATCAAATTCATTGTTGGGCTTTGAAGTTCATTTGAGACTGAGGATAAACTGACCATCCAACTCcttaaaacaacaaaagactGCTGACTGAAGCAAAGGTGTTGGTTTCATTAAAATACATACCTGATAAATGGTGCAGATTTGCAGTAGGGTTAACTGGGAAATCCTTCATAACTAACAATTATCAATAATTCACTAAGCAACTTCTTTGTCTACttaataatgcaatgcagtttagAGCTGTTCGAAATGTTTGACCAATtccagaaaggaaaaaaacaaacaaaaaaaaacacaacaacttgtGCAAATGTGCTATTGCACATTCTGAacccccttttacactggcatgctctacccggtcaagccctggtgtcatgcgggttgggTACGCAATTTCAcgttgcttttgataaagcagggttgacctgggtggcGGATGCAAGTACACAATCCGCGTATCAATGCACAGGAAGCCGCTTGTTACTGATGCttctatccaagcttctctggattaaaCTGTCGTCCCAAAtgctgattagagcaaatgtttctacatctcTGCTACAATCTGGCTCAATACAAATatagctaaacagaataaacagaaatgttccttgcggaagtgaaaccttcatgcaggcgtggctgtttgttattgcgtcggctcaTGAATGGCtatcaagcattttgtcttgctcaacccgtGTCAACCCACACCCAGAGGTGGGTCACTAcacgggattgtgacctgggtagccatgACCCGGGTAGGAGTACCAGTGTGAAAGGTGCTTAGGCtctatttttacagtataatgaTAAATTACAAACCTGCATTAGTTTGTTACCTTCTTAAAGTACATTACTTGCTGTAGCCTATGCGCAATTCTGTACATGCACATTAGAAGTGTCATAAAGAGAGTCGTTTCTCACTTCCAAACTCAGTTTATACAGGGCAACACTTGTTTAAATACCAGTCAGATGGTGCCATATGGGTATAGTGTAAACCCCTcagttcttatttaaaatttGGAAGTGGAACTCTGCATGGATTTAGAAGAAAGCGTGTATCAGAAAGCATATACTCCCTCTGCCCCTTTTGAGAGGGCATTTTGTACCTGAAGAACTGAATGTTATATACAGAAACTAAGCATATAACATTCTATTCTCAGTTaccatattttacattatttagatATGATAAACAGCACACAATATAATTTGTTGCAACACTGAATACTCCCAATGACAATACACAATGAACAACGAGTACTCATTCAAAACAAATGTACTGAACAGATTTGACTCCCCAGCATATACTATATTGTTATCGCAGAATGACCAGCCCAGAGAGACTGACCGCTGGAATCAGTGAGGTGGTGTTGACTCTGTGGAAGCGTCTCTGTATGAGGTCGTACTCCATGCCATTGACGTCAGTCTTGAGCTTCTCCAGTATCTGTTTCTCCAGTTGAAGCTCCTTTACCAGCCTCTCCATGCGGGCCTGCTGGTGCAGGAGCAGGGCTGAAACCACAGCGAAACAAGCACACTGTGAGACAACCCTGACAAAACCAATATGAATTCCTGCAACTCCAACCCAGGACACAGTATGGCGCTGGTGCATTACGAAACTTTGAATGGGCAATTCTTTTTTTCAGTCTGGAAAAGGGGACGAGATTTGCAGCTATCAAAACAGCAGCATACAATTCtgaatgaaaaacattttttttgtttagattgtAAATGTTATATCTGTATTTTGTTCCCAATTAGATGTTTAAAAAcagggtatttttatttatttattttttttaaatggatgtttGTTTCTTCTTAACAGAGAAGTGAGCTCCTTTGCTTCATGTTGTGAAGGTAGGCGTCTCAAACAGGAGTGCCTGAACACACCTTCCACACAGTCCAAACCACAGTACTTATGACACTTTTTTGCTGCAGGCCAGTGCACTACTTTATAACCAATCACAAGGTCTATAATATTCAAGTCAAAACCAGTATTGCAACTTTCAGGTTAGGCATTCCATAATGTAGTCAAAATGCAGACTTCACCTCCGAGGCATTATAAATGCcaattaaaagtataaaataaaatggtttgggGACTGTAATTACACATCCAAAACAAGAAGCAGTTTCATTCAAACAATCTAAACTGAATGGATTCACCACACTAAAGGAGATTACAACTTACAGCCAAGTACACAACACAGACAATATACTTACCACTAGAGTAACTATTTCTGATATTCATGATAAAAGTTACATAAAATCCccttgcactgtttttttttttttttttttgtttgtttttttaattccaggAAGCTGTTTCCACTAAACCAGCTATATAACAGGTCCTACTTCAAAAGAAGGAATGTTTGTGAAGTGACGCAAATAACTTGGCAAACAAGTGCGTCgatatgaaaagaaaacagaataccGTTGAAATGCTGGTGCCAGTTCTACAGCAAACTACATGTTAAATGATCTTTAGACCTCTGTTAGATTTAAAACGCCCTCACAGCAGTGCAGAATCTTCATTCAGCTATACCAGTCTGCATTTTCACTTTTACTTTAACAGGAAACCATGCCTTGTGCCAGCATTGTTGCACGTTTCACATCACCGAAAAAGTAAGAGCTGCAGTTAGGGACATAAATCAAAAGTCCCCTTCCGTACAGCAATGAATAATGAAATACTACTGAACTGTTTGTCATAGGGAATGTCATTTCATATATTGCACACTGAGTAAAGTTTCATGTTTTTCAGAAAAGCAGCAAAAAGATGCATTTGCTCCTATTTGAAGTTAAATAACATACcagtaaatacattgtttttggaGACAAGTGGCTAGTACTGCATCAGTACATATAGTAAGCTTGTACAGCAGCTAGTGCAATATTCACTAAACACTTGTTCCAGTgccaacatttttaaatgcagccaAAATGGCCCGGTCTATGTATAATATATGTAAGACatgggcaatttgcccacagtgggaACATGTTCTGATACTTGTTAAAGCTCCAGTATCCCATAAAATTTGAAAAGTAGTTTTCATATCCATGTCTGTCACAATTTTTACACCTGGTTTTATTAACTCTATGGGGTCAAGATTTTCTCTTCCAAGACTTagaaaaaacatatactgtatgcattataaaatatagctgttggaatattttatttagatataaattaatttttggtcttagaatacaactcatagaatgggttaaagattaagccagATTCCTACAATTACTACTTAGacagtacaaactagaaataaaacatgttttcttaggaaattacagttgattttatgagggttataaaaacaggcttcttcaaagatgctttgaagctagggttaggacaaatgggcaattaaccaagtgagaagagatttgtgtctttctgattagtttaaggaaaaatcatgacatcactgagagactgcatttaaactgagaatactgaaatgttttttgtattgctctgatccgtgcttggaaagaggaaACTTGCACactgttgtcaccatgtaacctttaagatgtccggatgtaactttgcaactcagaacttttatcttcaataaactatttGTATCTGGACTTGAAAAGAAGAAGCTCAAGACTTCTCTTTTCCTTTTATGCTTTAAATTCAGCAACAGCATATATAATAAACTCTGTAAACCTGGTACAATTAAGATATTCAGTGACCAAAGGGCGGTAATACTGTATTTAAGGTTGTTATCTTTATTAACCTAGTATAAAAACAGCATGTCCTGAAAAATTTTGCTTTCCTGACTCCCAGCCAGGCTTCTATATGGAATACTGAACCCCCTGCTACAGGAGCACGCATGCTTTCACTGAGTGTGACAGACTGGGAGAGGGCGCCTACAGCTGGAGCTACCTTTAAAAAACACAGCCAACAAAGCCTATTCTCTGGCAATGCAGCGGGCACAGATGCCCAAACTACAAAAGTATATAGCAAACTGTGATGCAAGAACTACATTTTAGGGTAACATTTGAACACTATTATGGAAGACTGCAGCTTTGATGTTGATTTGTAACTGACCTCAGAACGGCAAGGCTATTAATGAGGTACATTTCATGATGAAGTTTAAATCCTTGCAGGCTTTTAGGAATTTGATTGGTCATGTCACTACCTGCTTTCAAATCTCACTTGGAGCACCTAGGGAATAGGAGAGATACTGCTGAGCAGCGTTTCTTAGCTTTAGCTCTGCCAATGTGCATTTTGAATTCACTTTACAAAGACAAAATGTGCAACAGGATCAACCACAGCTGCCATTTCTCACTTTACTGCACttcacaaacagtaaaaaaacaaaaaaacattcagtctGTTTATCAGAGCTTTAACACCAGAGCTGGCTCTGATAACACCTTAGCCAGAACACAATGCACACTGCACAGTAAAAAGCTGTACAATTCATTGCCTCACGTCATAACTATAGATCAGCAGTAACAAACCTTGGTCTTGGTTTTATATATTCAGCTCACTGAATAAATTAGGGCTGTGTTAGAAGgctcgttcgctagccaggaatttgaAGGTAGtgttaaaccttcgaaggttcgtcaagTTGCATTCACTCActgcatgtatttcttttttttttctttctcttaacagaaaccgtttgacaatgtatTAAGACTATAAAATCACACataatgtcactcacatgcaaaattagAGCTTTTgatttgtattaaaatccactaccgtTGTACCAAATCATTACACGTGcggtagcaactctatatggcgccgctgccatgtatggagcagggtatagtatgccaaagcactggggcggtACCTATAGCGgctgtagtgcttcagtaaaatatgtaccaAATACCTAGTGtgcaagacagtgtaagagaagtgctatggtggAATATGTTcgaaacatataaaataaacactaacattaatcattttaatttcgaaaTCTGCCCCTCCTCcctccagctcatgttatccagagacaaacctttaatttcttcattcgccatctcgacagcaaagtgttggcataagctgtattgaaaaaaaatgtctcCAAAACCCCCTcctgtttataattattttgttaaatgcctagacaaccaaaaaaaaaaaaaaaaagttgaatgcaaactgtgcaagcaactGCTGATGTGTCATGGAGGCAAAACTAATATTTGGGGTCACTCGACAAGTGTAAGTTCAtactattattaacatttttagtagtaaaatgtgactgtgacagataacctgcttggaacggtgactgttaaataaagctttgttttgtctaagtcagctgcagttggtgctgctgcaatgcaagcttactgtatatatcacaagcagcatcaattacatgtaaataaaacaatgtgtatttatatttaaattacaaaaaacatttttaaactacatgggaatgttttattccatttacatggattacctgtaaaataatatgattttcaatcaaatatacaACTAGTAGTTATGGTGACGTTCCCAGTAAATTATGAAAATTAGTGATATCGAAGGTAAGAACCTTCCTTctgtaatgtgttccgaacctttgaaggtcaaaacATACACTTTGTTGCAGCCCTAGCATAAACTAAGCAacatataacaataaaaacaacacctGGGCTGTATCCAAGCAGGAACTGATCAAATAAGAAgccaataataattcaaataaaagtcAATACCCATTTTTATGgtattgccattttcttttcgTAACCAGCATCTGTTAAAGCTCCTCTTGATATGTCCATGCCTCTTATGAGCCTGTATTTGTAATGCTTCCATATTGTATCAATaccaacaaacaacaacatttggTGCAACATGCATCCCACTGATACATGCATTTTTGAGGTGCAGGTAATTTGATCAATTCCTTTCATTAGAGCTGAGAAGGGGGGGTTACAGATAGATTGAGGACAAAAAAGTGCAGAGAAGAAGAATGTGGTAGACAAAGTAGTGATCAAAGAATCACAATACAGGGTAAAActcaaaatgactgtgcagcttTAAAACCTGAACATGTCTCTAACACACAATGCTAAAGGGCCACCAGATCATTACCTTGAGTGTAAGCATAGTCGTCAGAGCCCGAACTAAACTTTCTGCAATATTTATTGCTGCCCCTGTCTCCGATGGTGCCGGGCAGGGCAGAGATGGGCTGGATGGGTTCCGGAGCGCCAGGGTGCTCTCCCTGCTCCACCAGGTTCAGGATGCTCTCAGTCTCTACAGTGGGTGACTCCACCTGCCGCTGCCCTGGCCTGCCAGGAGATACTTTGATCTTGAAGGTGTAGGAGGAGTTGTTGGGCTGCGTGACCCTTGCCCGAGGCCCGCTGGCAGCAACAGCTGCCTGTCCTCCCCCtgctcctcctccacctccctgCTGCGGTGAAGGGGCTGGCCGGGAGTGCCCCTGGTGGATGTACACACCCGGGTGATAAGCCGCCACCTGAGCAGCGCCGCTCATGCTCATCTGGCCTCCGGACATCCCTCTGGAAGGGGAGCTGGGTGCGATATATAGTGTGTTCTGgcctcgctgctgctgctgctgctgctgaggatGCTGTTGGCTGGTGACAGGAGAAGAGCTGCGGTTGAGGGACCTTTGTGGAGATTCCAGGGTGATTTCTATCTGGTTTTTGATGGAACTCTTGGACATCACCGGTGATAGGTAAGGGATAAAGGAGACAGGCTGGCCTCCTTGCTGCTGGTagccatgctgctgctgctgctgctggtatgGTAGAGACATCATAGTTGGGGGGCTGATTGGCATGAAGACGTGAGAGGTCTGGTGGCAAGGCTGGCTGGGTTGGATCTGGTGCTGAGGAGAGCTGTAGGGAGAGGGGAACTGGGAAGGTGGTGGGGAGTGGAAGGCTGACTGAGGCATCTGAGGCTGCTTGGAGGAATATGGAGTGGGCTGGTAGGGCGAGGTCTGAGTTTGGTAGACAGGGATGGCGTGAGGCTGCTGATTGTAAGGTTGCATGTGACACTGCGCAGTGGGGGAATGCCAGGGTGAACTCTGGGGGGTCTGCCTGCCTGAGGGGCTCTGGGAGGAAGCAGACCGGATGAAGACCGTGTTTCCGGGCGTGGTATAAGGGCAGTTCTGGATCTGGGAGGGGAGGTGCAGGGCGCGCGGGGCAGCGGGGATGTTCTGGGACAGAGTGACGGTGATGGGGTTCACGGTGTAACGGGGAATGGGAGTGTAGGTGGGAGAAAATCCCTGCATAGCAGAAGAACTCATCCCGAGGGGGAGAGAGGTGGGGGGAGGCGTGCTGGCTGTGCAACCCTGCTCGTTCATGAAGAAGGGATTGTAGACAGACGAAGGGGCCACAGTGGCGGGGGCTGAATGGGGCTCTTGGAGCAGGCACACCATCTGCTGCTTGGTCCCTCCTCCTCGCTGAGGGTCAATGTGCCCGTCGCTCGAGCTGTGCACCAGCGTCCGCTCCCCGTTGTTTTGTGCGCCATCCCCTGGTTGGTACCCGGTGGCGGAGTGGATGCCCAGGTTGATGTGAAGCATGTGGTTCCTGTTCATCCTGGTGTCCTCTGGACTGTGGTACTCCCCATACAGGTACTTGCTGCTCTCCCGCGCAAGGGCTCGGCAGCAGGCTTCCAGATTGTTGTTATTCttagtggggggaaaaaaaacaaaaaaacagtttgtatCTGATTTGTCGCTATGCATCAGTGCAGGAGAAATGTAGGCACACCCATGAATGTCTGAAAAACCCTTCCTGtgaccttgtttgttttggatacaAGAGACTTGGCTACTGCACCTACACAGCTGATCAAACCCTGAATAGTACATTGAAAATCCAAAACCTTTTTCatcaactaaaaataaactgcttttcGTTCAGGTGCTTTTCGTAATTACTACACCTTCATCTGTGTAAATCTCTTCAGGGCATTCTACAGAGCAAAATTAAATTCTGCACAACATGGGTCATTTATATAGCTGGTAAGGTTGGCAATCATATGTTGTATCACGGACTAATGTTAAACACCTAtgtataaaaagaacaaaaatgatttatttagattggtttgtgattaattaatttttaaaaccctgaaatctttttttgttcAGGGTGGAGCTGTCTGGCGAATGACCTTAGGTAAAactatggaaaaaaacaaaaaaaaaccccaaaaaaacaaaaacacttgtgtACAATTCTACCTATAGATAAATGTTATTACTGGTTAGAATTAAACCAATGTAGAAGCCacactttgctggggaccccgaggggGTGTCACAATGGGCTCCGACGATCCcaggttgtggggggggggggggggggggggggggggggggagaaaccAGCAGGGATTGCTTCTTCTCATAGCACAACAGCGAACCATACTGGCCAGACACTAAGCACATACAGAATGGATAAAAAGCAGGTtggtctctgttctctgggatcagTAGCCTGCCCACTTCTGCTCTGGATA
The Polyodon spathula isolate WHYD16114869_AA chromosome 9, ASM1765450v1, whole genome shotgun sequence genome window above contains:
- the LOC121320568 gene encoding TGF-beta-activated kinase 1 and MAP3K7-binding protein 3-like, which encodes MAQGSQQLDIQILHDLKHRFPEIPEGVVSRCMLQNNNNLEACCRALARESSKYLYGEYHSPEDTRMNRNHMLHINLGIHSATGYQPGDGAQNNGERTLVHSSSDGHIDPQRGGGTKQQMVCLLQEPHSAPATVAPSSVYNPFFMNEQGCTASTPPPTSLPLGMSSSAMQGFSPTYTPIPRYTVNPITVTLSQNIPAAPRALHLPSQIQNCPYTTPGNTVFIRSASSQSPSGRQTPQSSPWHSPTAQCHMQPYNQQPHAIPVYQTQTSPYQPTPYSSKQPQMPQSAFHSPPPSQFPSPYSSPQHQIQPSQPCHQTSHVFMPISPPTMMSLPYQQQQQQHGYQQQGGQPVSFIPYLSPVMSKSSIKNQIEITLESPQRSLNRSSSPVTSQQHPQQQQQQQRGQNTLYIAPSSPSRGMSGGQMSMSGAAQVAAYHPGVYIHQGHSRPAPSPQQGGGGGAGGGQAAVAASGPRARVTQPNNSSYTFKIKVSPGRPGQRQVESPTVETESILNLVEQGEHPGAPEPIQPISALPGTIGDRGSNKYCRKFSSGSDDYAYTQALLLHQQARMERLVKELQLEKQILEKLKTDVNGMEYDLIQRRFHRVNTTSLIPAPEDMTRLRSHNRQLQINIDCTLKEIDLLKSRGKFDPKAMNNFYDHIQPGPVVPPKPSKKEPRTSSKPRRQPRDEDFEGAHWNCESCTFLNHPALNRCEQCEMPRYT